In Phycisphaerae bacterium RAS1, the genomic window CGCCGCGCCGGAGGGCAACGGCATCAGCGGCTACGTGGCTGCGACCGGCCGCTCCTATATCTGCCCGGACGTGTCGAAAGACCCGCGCTACCTGCCGGGCATCGACCGGGCCCGCAGCACGCTGACGGTGCCCCTGCGGCTGCATGACCAGATCGTGGGCGTGTTCAACATCGAGTCGGACCAGATCGCCGCCTTCAACGAGGATGACCGGCAGTTCGCCGAGATTTTCGGGAGAAACATCGCCACGGCGCTGCACATCCTGAGCCTGCTGGCGGTGGAGCGCGGCACGACGATGGGGCAGATCGCGTCGGACGTGGCGGCGGAGCTGTCGGGTCCGCTGAATGACATCATCACGGATGCGTCGCACGTGCTGGAGGAGTTCATCGGCCACGACGACGCCCGCCGGCGGCTGAACGGCATCATCGACAACGTCGATCGCCTGAAACGCGCCATCAATAACATGACCGTCGTCCGCGGGCTGATTCCGGAAAAGCATGAAGACCCCGTAATCGGCGGCAAGCGCGTGCTGGTGGCTGAAGACGAGGAAGTCATTCGCGAGACGGTGGTCGACATCCTGACCCGCAGCGGAGCAAAGGTCGAGTTCGCCGAAGATGGCACCAGCGCCATGGCCAAGCTCGCGAGCGGCGAGCGTTTCGACCTCGTGCTCTCCGACATCAAGATGCCGCTCCACACCGGCTACGAGGTGTTCGCCGCCGCCAAGGCCGCCAACCCGAACTGTCCGGTCGTGCTCATCACCGGCTTCGGCTACGACCCGGATCACTCCATCGTCCGCGCCAGCAAGGAAGGCCTGGCCGGCGTGCTGTTCAAACCCTTCAAGGTCGACCAGCTTCTCGAAACCGTCCGTAAAGCGCTGACCGCGTAGGGTCCGCTGTGCGGACCAAACCCGTGTGCGCCGATCGGTTGGTCCGCACAGCGGACCCTACGCCAGCGATTTGGTCCGCACAGCGGACCCTACATTCCTTGGTCCGCACAGCGGACCCTACATTCCGCTTCTGATTCGCGCGCCGCGGCGTTATCCTGTTGTTGGCGAGAGGGTGTTTTCCGGGCCGCATTCGCGACATTGAGGATATTGCCATGGCGCTGGTTTCTAGGCAAACAGTCAGATTTCGCGCGCTGATTCCCGTTGTGGTCACGCTGTCGCTGGCCGGCTCAGCCGCCCGCGCCGGCGGAGGAATGGGGCCGACCGTCACGGTGATTGCGCCCAACGGCGGCGAGTCGCTGACGGCCAACAGCGCCACGACCGTCGAATGGACCGCCAGTGATCCGTCCGGTCTGAACGCGATCAATCTCTACGCCTCGATCGACGACGGCGCAACCTACCAGATCGTCGCTCAGAACCTGTTCGACGTGAGCAGCGTCACCTGGTACCCGCCGAACCGCCCGACCACGCAGGCGCGTTTTCGCGTCAACGTGCTCGACAACTTCGGCAACGAAGGCTCCGACGCAAGCGACAACCCGTTTACCATCGTCAGCCCGGCCGGCGGCACGCTGCCCAGCACGCTGCGCGACTTTGATCTGCCCGGCTCGCAGCCCTTTCAGGCGCCTGAGTACTTTCTCGGACCGCTGAACTGCGACGGCTGCCACGGAGCGTACGACCCAACGGTCGAGATGGTCTTCAACCACGACGGCAGCATGATGGCCCACGCCTCGCGCGATCCGCTCTTCCTCGCCGCCATGACCGTCGCCAACCAGGACGCGCCCGATGCCGGCGACATGTGCATCCGCTGCCATATCCCTTCCGCCTGGCTCAAGGGCCGCGCCGTGCCGACCGACGGCTCGCAGGTCCTGGAAACCGACAAGCACGGCGTCTCGTGCGAGCACTGCCATTACCTGGTCGATCCGGTCTATGAGGCCGGCGTCAGCCCCGCCGCGGACTTCGACATCCTCGCGGGCCTGGCCCAGGTTCCGCTGGAGTTCGGCGACGGCATGTACGTGATCGATCCGACCGGCACGCGCCGCGGACCCTTCCCCGAAGCCGCCGCCGCTCACGATTACTACTATTCGCCGTTTCACCGCGAGGCCGCGCTGTGCGGCACCTGCCACGATTCCGGCAACCCGATGTTCCAGCGCGAGGTGGACGGCGATTATGTCTTCAACACATTTGACGCGGCAGCGCCGACCGTTTCACCCAACGACCTGATGCCGCTGGACCGCACCTACAGCGAGTGGCGCCACAGCGACTACAACACGCCCGTCGGCGTCTTCGCTCCGCAGCTCGGCGGCAACCGCGACTACGTCCGCATCTGCCAGGACTGCCACATGCGGGCCGTCACCGGCTACGGATGCAGCCTCTTCCAGACGCCGCTGCGCAACGACCTGCCGCTGCACGACCAGACCGGCGGCAGCACCTGGATGCTGAGCCAGATCGCTTCCGTCTCGCCGCCCTTCGAGGTGAACCCGGCCGCGATCACCGCCGGCATCAACCGCTCGCGCTACCTGCTGCAAAACGCATCCGAGCTTCAGGCCGACCAGCAGGGCGCCGAGCTTCGCGTCACCGTGATCAACAACGGCGGCCACAAACTGCCGACCGGATACGTCGAGGGCCGGCGCGTGTGGCTCAACCTGCGATTCTTCGATCAGAACCTGACGCTGCTGGGCGAATCCGGCGCGTACGACGCCGGCACCGGCGTGTTGACGCTTGATGGGGCGATCAAGGTCTACGAGGCCAGGTACGGCCTCGACGCGCTCACCGCCCCGCTGGTAGGCAAGCCGCTGGGCCCGTCGTTCCACGCGATGGCGAATAACAAGGTCTGGAAGGACAATCGCATCCCGCCGCGCGGCTTTGTCAACGCGACCTACGCGGCGTTCGGCGGAGCGCCGGTGGCCGCGAGCTACCCGGACGGACAGTACTGGGATGAGACGTTGTACAGCATCCCCGCCGGGGCGCGCTCCGCGGAGGTGCGGCTCTACTACCAGAGCATGAGCAAGGAATTTGTGGAGTTTTTGCGGGACGAGAACACGACCGACGGAACCGGCCTGGCGATGTACAACCTGTGGAACGACAACGGCAAGTGTCCGCCGGAGCTGATGGAGTCGCTCACGCTCGCGCTGCACCCGAACATCCTGGGCGATCTGAACTGCGACGGCGAGACGAACATCCTGGATATCAACGCGTTCATCCTCGCCATCGGCGATCCGGCGGGTTACATGACGGCTTATCCGGACTGCAAGATCGAACTCGCCGACATCAACGGCGACACCGAGGTGAATGTGCTGGATATCAACCCGTTTATTGCGCTGCTCGGCGGGTAGGGCGCGGCAAGAGATCGCGGGCGCCGGGCGCTCAGAACTCGTACATCGCCGGCGTGCGGTCGGCGATGATATCCGTCCGGTCAGCGACGCGCTTGTCCAGCGCCTCGCGGTCGTCGAATCGGAAGCACTCGATTCCGTCCGCCGCACCCGGCTGCGGCGGCAAGCGCCGGCCGCGCACGTCGCAGATGCGCACGTCCTCGCCGCGATACCACGTGATGAAGACGCGGTTTTCCGCCGCCCGCGCGCGGATCAGCGGCTCGCTCACTCCCGCGCCGATCACGTCGAAGCAGCGCACGCCGAGGAGCGTCGCCGCGCGGCAAGGCGCAAAACGGCCCGCCTCTGCCGCGGCCAAGCGCTGCACGTTCGATGATGCGGCCGCCGGCGGAACACCCGGCGTTCTCGCCGCCGCGGCCTCCGCGCCACGCGCCCACTCACGGCGCAGCTCGCTCACCTCGGCCGTATCCAGCGGCGGGCCGTTCAGCAGCACCCGGCGCTCAAGCGGCAGCGTTGGACGCCGAATCTCGCTGGCGCGCGACGCCGGCTCAATCTCCGCGATGCCGATCGCGGTCTCACTCGTGCCAAGCTGCGTCAGGATGTCGCCGGCGGCGCTGCAAACCAGGCTCGATCCGACAAACGTCGTGCCGCCCTCCTGGCTCCACTTGCTGGCCGACGCGATCGGCACGCCGAACTCCTCGGCCCGGGCGCGAATCAGGAAGTCGGCCTGCGGATTCCAGAGCTGACCGGGCGCGCCGCCGTTGACCCACGCCGTCGGCTGCACGATGAGCTGCGCCCCGCGCGCCGCGAGCGTGGCGGGGATCTCCGGCAGGCGGGCGTCGGCACAGATCATGATGCCGACGCGGCCCAGCGGCGTGTCGATCGGCTCGATGCGGTCGCCGGCGGTGAACCAATCGTGATCGAAGTCCCACAGGAACGACTTGCTGCGTACGCCGAGCAGGGCGCCATCGGCTCCAACCAGCGCCGCCGAATTGAGAAGCCGGTTGTCGCGCTCTTCGACGAAGCCGACGCAGATCATCAATCGCAACCGGCGGGCGAGGCCGGCTGCAACGTCGAGCAGATGCGCCGGGCCAGGCAGGCCGCCGCGGCGGGCGGCGTCATACGACGCGCGGCTGCCGAGGTGGTAGGCCGGCCAGGCGCATTCGGGAAACACCGCCAGGTCGGCCTGCCGCCGGGCCGCGGCGTCGGCCAGCGATTCGATCAGCGCCAGCGAATCCTGCCAGAACTGAGTGGTCGCTCCCGGCATTTGGCACACGGCGACGCGCATGACAAACGATGGTACCGGGCGGCGGAACGGTCGATCAACTCAGCCGGCTGGAAGCCGGCCAAGACAAAACAGGACCGGCTGCAAGCCGATACCACACATAAGATGCCACATGGGGCCTGCGACAATCTCGGTCTTTTCACTCGCTCTTCGCTACTCGCTACTCTGAACTACCTAATACTCGTACACCTTCCATTCATCCGCATACCGCAAGGCGTCCGTCCCGACGATGACGAAATGCCGGTGGTCGCCCGACATGTCGTTCACGCCCAGGAACGACCGCTCGAACAACTTGCCCTTGTACCCGCCGCGCTTCAGCAGCAGGAAATCGGCGTGGGCCGCTTCGACGCGCTCCGGGGCCGCGGCCAGTTCGCCGCCCTGGTTGAAGAGCGCCAGCTCGGTGCGGCCGTCCAAGAAGCTTTCTTCGACGAATTCCGCCTTGTCGAGCCGGTAGCTGCCCAGCTCGAGCACGGTCGAAATGCCTTCGAGGAAGGCGTCGCCGTAAGCGTTTTCGAAGCGCAGCAGGTGGGCGGCCACGTCGCGGCGCAGGGCGCGCAACTCCTCGAACGTCAGGTTGTAGAGCCGCGTGGGGCCGAGGAACTGGTCGTCGGCGCGGGCCAGGTAGTTGTCGGCGTAGTCCTGCGGAATCAGCCGCTCGCCCAGCTCGTCCAGCATTTCGACCAGGTTCTGAAGGGCGAAGCGGCCGGGGCTGGCATTGAGCGCGACGGCGATCGCGTCCGGGTCGTTCCACTGCGAGAGGTTCTGCAGCGCCATGTTGGGCGCGTCGAAGAAGTCCTCGTCGTACTCGAGCAGGGAGCGGACGCTGAGCTTGAAGCGCTCGGCGTAGTCGGCCGCGATGGCCCGGTCGCGGCCGGGCGAGTCAGTGATGAGCTTTCGCGCAATCAGCAGGCGCGTGGTGGCCGCCTCGAAGACGTCGCGCGGCACCGAGCCGCGGAACTTGTTGGGGTTGAGGAACACGGAATTGTCGCGAACGCGGTCGGGCTGAAGCGTCTCAAACATCAGTCCGATGCGCAGCTTGGCCAGCCGGTCGAGCGGATGCTCGGAGCTGGAGAGCATGGGCACTTCGGTCTTGCTGGACGACTCCTTGCTGAGCGGCAGCGAGAAGTAGCCCATGTGCCGCCCTTCGACCAGGTCGCGCTGCTCGCGCTCGGACGTGGGAAAGCGGGCGCGGATCAGCAAATGCGTCATGGTCTTGGTCTGATCGGTGCGCTCGCCCTTCGCGATTCCCGTCAGCGGCGAGCTGCCCTGGGCCGAGCTGCCGCTTTTCGTGAGGAATGACGAGATCGGCGTGACGTTGTTGGGCTTCAGCTCGGTTGTGAAGGAAGTGAGGTCGTTGGCCGAACCGAGCTGCGTCGAGCCGGGCTGCTGCACGATATTGCCCTGGCTGGAGAAGAAATTGAGCGAAATGCTCGAGTTCTTCTCCTTCTTTTCGATTCCGGCGTCCTCCACCGTCGTCCGGCGGCGCTTGTCGAAAATCTGCGAATAGGTGCGCATGGCGCGCGAGGCGGTCGCGGGCTTTCCGCCCAGCTTGTTCATCTCCTCTTCCAGCGCGGCGTGCAGCGCCTCGCCGGATTCAACCGCCAGCAGCCGGCGCTTCGTCTCCACGTCCGTATTGGGATCGCGCAGCAGCATCGTTAGCACGATCCGGTTGTCGATCGTCTGCAGCTCCTCCTCGGTCAGCGCGGTCGAAGAACCGGGGATCGGCGAAATCTGGAAATCTTCAATCACCAGCCAGGTGCCCGCCGTCGCGCTGATCTGGCTGATGGCGCCGGTACCGGTGGCGACGATGAGCTGCTGATCTTCCTGCGAAATCAGGGCGGCGATTCCATTGTAGGTCTTGCTCTGCGGTCCGACCGGAACGGTGAACGGCGTCAGCTTGTCAGTCTTCTTGATCTTGTGGACGATCAGGTTGCGCTCGATGCGGTCCCAGAACTGCCGCAGACTGTCCACCACCTCGAAGGACAGGTTGTGCTGGATCCCGTCGGGCGTGACGTACGAGAATCCGGTCGATTGCTGCCGCCCGTCGAAGAAGATGTCGTCGGCCCCGACCGCGAAGTTCGCGCCGACCGTCGTCGGGCGATCGGCGAAATTCGCCGCCGGCAGCGTCGGCGGGGCGATGACAATCGGCGCCACACCCGCTGGAAACGCGCCCGCGGCCACGTTGCCCAGCGTGCTGATCTGAAGCTGCTGGTTGGCGACCGCCAAGAGCGAGTTCAGACCCAACTCGCGGATGACGTTTGAAGTTCGAAAACGCTGCGTGTCGTGGACGCCCTGCACGGACGCCGTTATGCGCGACGCCAGCGCGCCGGTCACGATGTCGCGATCGGTCAGGCGCACAGCCTCGATGCTGATGATGAAGTCCTCCGCCATACGGCGCTCGACGCTGTCGGCCACGTCGAGGAACTCCTGCACCATCGGCTTGGGAAGTACGACGTCGACGTTCTTGATGTCCGGATCGAAGTAGACGCCGGCGCGGTCCAGCGGCCAGGGCGGCTGGAAGCCGGCCAGCTCCATCTCCCTGTTGACGGCGTCGACCAGCGGCCTGAGCCGTTCGATGAACTTGCCGTCCTTGATCACATAGGTGAACCGGCGCGATTCCTTGAGCCATCGCGGTTCGCCCTTGGCGTCGCCGGTTTTCGCGTCGTACTGCAAGCCGAGCGCCTGGGCGATGCGCTGGCGGGCGGCGGCCTTGTCCTTTTTCAGCGCCGCCTCGTCCTGCTCGGTCTTGGTTTGAATCTTGGCTTCCGCCTCGGCCCGCCTCTTGTAGTAATCCGGCGAGGCGCGGTCGTAGAGCGGATTGCCTGAGTCGAGCATCTGCCGCGCGGTCTGCATGACGCGGACGGCGATGCTGATAAACTCCGCGTCGCCCAGCCCATGCACCATAAACCCGGAGATTTCGGTAGCCGGGCCGACGTATTTCTTCTCGGCCCGATCGGGCGTGTCGATCGAAACCTGCTTGTCCTTAGCAACCGGCGCGACGATCACGTCGCGGGCCGGATCAAAGCGGCCGGCGAAGTTGGTCTTCAGGTAGTCGCCCAGGGCGTCGAGCAACGCCCCCATGTTGATCCGCTCCAGCGCCGTCATTGCCCCGCTGCGCTCCGACTCGGTCTGCATCGGCAGCGGCATGCGGTTGATCTGCTCGCGCAGGATGGCCTGCAGGTCCTCCGGCGTGAATCGCGCCGTGAATCCCGGTGGCGGGGGAGGAGGAGGCGCCGGGGCGGCCTGTTTCGCCGTCAACTGAATCGTCACGTTCTCAGCCGCTTGCTGTGCAACGGCCAGCGTCGCGCACGCCAGCGCGATTCCGAATCCGATAGCTCGCTTCATGGCACTTCTCCAGACAGCACGTA contains:
- a CDS encoding Ser-Thr-rich glycosyl-phosphatidyl-inositol-anchored membrane family protein, whose product is MALVSRQTVRFRALIPVVVTLSLAGSAARAGGGMGPTVTVIAPNGGESLTANSATTVEWTASDPSGLNAINLYASIDDGATYQIVAQNLFDVSSVTWYPPNRPTTQARFRVNVLDNFGNEGSDASDNPFTIVSPAGGTLPSTLRDFDLPGSQPFQAPEYFLGPLNCDGCHGAYDPTVEMVFNHDGSMMAHASRDPLFLAAMTVANQDAPDAGDMCIRCHIPSAWLKGRAVPTDGSQVLETDKHGVSCEHCHYLVDPVYEAGVSPAADFDILAGLAQVPLEFGDGMYVIDPTGTRRGPFPEAAAAHDYYYSPFHREAALCGTCHDSGNPMFQREVDGDYVFNTFDAAAPTVSPNDLMPLDRTYSEWRHSDYNTPVGVFAPQLGGNRDYVRICQDCHMRAVTGYGCSLFQTPLRNDLPLHDQTGGSTWMLSQIASVSPPFEVNPAAITAGINRSRYLLQNASELQADQQGAELRVTVINNGGHKLPTGYVEGRRVWLNLRFFDQNLTLLGESGAYDAGTGVLTLDGAIKVYEARYGLDALTAPLVGKPLGPSFHAMANNKVWKDNRIPPRGFVNATYAAFGGAPVAASYPDGQYWDETLYSIPAGARSAEVRLYYQSMSKEFVEFLRDENTTDGTGLAMYNLWNDNGKCPPELMESLTLALHPNILGDLNCDGETNILDINAFILAIGDPAGYMTAYPDCKIELADINGDTEVNVLDINPFIALLGG
- a CDS encoding Response regulator receiver protein; protein product: MYAQSAPQQTRSILTVISDDADPVFLSALRELGNVRTVRSLAEAAGILRNAAEPVDVFVARRGDAAALLGELGPQRAETILNRIGQGVCIVNASGGLAWANPKLRAYPPDVLETVRSVCARLCAEIAAERGRQEHSRQRRRSIQVADLSFDLAVSALPGGSENDEIDEVVGLVWDVTGTRKLQEKINAIDEAGRELVRLEADRLAVMDVGERLKLLEDMITRYCRDLMHFNHFTVRVLDRKTNRLDTAIAGGFSEEAKSLDIYAAPEGNGISGYVAATGRSYICPDVSKDPRYLPGIDRARSTLTVPLRLHDQIVGVFNIESDQIAAFNEDDRQFAEIFGRNIATALHILSLLAVERGTTMGQIASDVAAELSGPLNDIITDASHVLEEFIGHDDARRRLNGIIDNVDRLKRAINNMTVVRGLIPEKHEDPVIGGKRVLVAEDEEVIRETVVDILTRSGAKVEFAEDGTSAMAKLASGERFDLVLSDIKMPLHTGYEVFAAAKAANPNCPVVLITGFGYDPDHSIVRASKEGLAGVLFKPFKVDQLLETVRKALTA
- the ramA gene encoding (R)-stereoselective amidase, translating into MRVAVCQMPGATTQFWQDSLALIESLADAAARRQADLAVFPECAWPAYHLGSRASYDAARRGGLPGPAHLLDVAAGLARRLRLMICVGFVEERDNRLLNSAALVGADGALLGVRSKSFLWDFDHDWFTAGDRIEPIDTPLGRVGIMICADARLPEIPATLAARGAQLIVQPTAWVNGGAPGQLWNPQADFLIRARAEEFGVPIASASKWSQEGGTTFVGSSLVCSAAGDILTQLGTSETAIGIAEIEPASRASEIRRPTLPLERRVLLNGPPLDTAEVSELRREWARGAEAAAARTPGVPPAAASSNVQRLAAAEAGRFAPCRAATLLGVRCFDVIGAGVSEPLIRARAAENRVFITWYRGEDVRICDVRGRRLPPQPGAADGIECFRFDDREALDKRVADRTDIIADRTPAMYEF